A single genomic interval of Balnearium lithotrophicum harbors:
- the ftsZ gene encoding cell division protein FtsZ, producing the protein MFDIADELFQGPVIKVIGVGGGGGNAVARMYEMGIEGVDFIVVNTDAQVLSKLPVPIKVQIGEKLTKGLGAGGKPEIGEQAALEDEPKIREVLEGSDMVFITAGMGGGTGTGAAPIVAKIAKDMGILTVGVVTRPFDFEGRRRMEFAEVGIRRLKEFVDTLMVIPNQKLLTIAPKDMNILNAFKLADNVLYQAVKGITEVITKAGLINLDFADVKSVMHSGGYALIGIGEASGEDRALTAARKAIDNPLLENVQVEGASRILVNISGGSDLTLDEAYAAAGLIKERAKRDDTNFFFGVTLSEELEGSIQVTVIATGFDEKGRPVISGFSDLVSKSESTTPFQAKEATEVLDLDISKLLEELNED; encoded by the coding sequence ATGTTTGACATAGCAGATGAACTCTTTCAGGGACCTGTGATAAAGGTTATAGGTGTAGGCGGTGGTGGTGGAAATGCAGTAGCGAGAATGTACGAAATGGGAATAGAAGGCGTTGATTTTATAGTTGTCAATACGGATGCTCAGGTTCTTTCAAAGCTTCCTGTTCCTATAAAGGTTCAGATTGGAGAAAAGCTCACAAAGGGGCTTGGAGCTGGTGGCAAACCGGAAATTGGTGAGCAGGCTGCATTAGAGGACGAACCGAAAATCAGGGAGGTTTTAGAAGGTTCAGACATGGTCTTTATAACTGCAGGTATGGGAGGAGGAACGGGAACGGGAGCTGCTCCAATTGTTGCAAAAATTGCAAAGGATATGGGAATACTTACAGTAGGTGTTGTTACACGTCCCTTTGACTTTGAGGGTAGAAGGAGAATGGAGTTTGCAGAAGTTGGAATAAGGAGGTTGAAGGAGTTTGTTGATACCCTAATGGTAATTCCGAACCAAAAGCTTTTGACAATTGCGCCTAAGGATATGAACATACTCAACGCTTTTAAATTGGCTGATAACGTTCTGTACCAGGCAGTTAAGGGTATAACGGAAGTCATAACAAAGGCAGGCCTCATAAACCTTGACTTTGCAGACGTTAAGTCTGTAATGCACAGCGGCGGATATGCACTTATAGGAATAGGGGAGGCAAGTGGAGAGGACAGAGCTCTCACTGCAGCCCGTAAGGCTATAGACAATCCTCTTTTGGAAAATGTTCAGGTTGAAGGGGCAAGCAGAATTTTGGTCAACATAAGTGGAGGAAGTGACTTAACGTTGGATGAGGCTTACGCTGCTGCCGGTTTGATAAAGGAGAGAGCTAAGAGGGACGATACAAACTTCTTCTTCGGTGTTACCCTTTCAGAGGAATTAGAGGGTTCCATACAGGTTACCGTTATTGCCACAGGCTTTGACGAAAAGGGAAGACCCGTTATTTCTGGTTTCTCCGACCTCGTCTCTAAAAGTGAGTCTACTACACCATTTCAGGCAAAGGAGGCTACAGAAGTTTTAGATTTAGACATATCTAAACTTTTAGAAGAATTAAACGAAGATTAA
- a CDS encoding chemotaxis protein CheA yields MKANIPDELKEILEEFLIEAEEILENLDQDLVELESNPNDKELLNKIFRGMHTLKGGAGFLNLTPIVEIAHRIEDIFNKLRNEEMVLTPEIMDVILEGIDKLKESLTMLKEDGELPDLEEIEDLLSKLDSILKGEEKQEKKEGNVNSSKEGEEIEFVDGISEKLKELILKYPDKDLAGILDEIILMPPDERPMDVIPEIEKLIEEGKDVKDIIVKKKKEEKPVLEQESQVKKEVSKKEERKTTKKEKKSTKVSSETIRVDVERVENLMNLVGEIVLDRNRILKVTADVERDCRSETVEKLVEAVTSLDRTVSDLQVAVMKLRMQPIKKIFSKFPRLVRDLARKLNKKVQLVIEGEDTELDRSILDKLEDPLIHLIRNSLDHGIEPPEERIAKGKPEVGTIRLFAYHEGDHIVVGIEDDGRGIDPEKIKKKAVERGLITPEQAAQMSDKEAYELIFLPGFSTAEKVSDVSGRGVGMDVVASTIHSLRGSIEIDSKLEKGTRIVLKLPLTVAIIRTLMLGCKGQVYAVPLHSVVEIVRYNENLVKDVGNFRSFMLRDEVLPLFSLNELLEVPDDDEKSFVAIVKVAEKLIAISISKLFGEEEIVIKSLGELLADIPGIAGATIAGDGKVVLILDLNSLVSDYKAKLLGVKNG; encoded by the coding sequence ATGAAAGCTAATATTCCCGATGAACTTAAGGAGATTTTAGAAGAGTTTTTAATAGAGGCTGAGGAAATTCTGGAAAATTTAGACCAAGATTTAGTAGAGTTAGAGTCGAATCCTAACGATAAAGAGCTCTTAAACAAAATATTTAGAGGTATGCATACCCTTAAAGGGGGAGCAGGCTTTTTAAATCTTACTCCCATTGTGGAGATAGCTCATAGAATCGAGGACATTTTCAATAAGCTAAGAAACGAAGAAATGGTATTAACACCGGAGATTATGGACGTTATTCTTGAGGGAATAGATAAATTAAAGGAATCCCTCACTATGTTAAAGGAAGACGGGGAGCTCCCCGATTTAGAGGAAATAGAAGACCTTTTATCTAAGCTCGATTCTATTCTCAAGGGAGAAGAAAAACAAGAAAAAAAGGAAGGAAATGTTAACTCTTCTAAAGAAGGAGAGGAAATAGAATTTGTTGATGGTATTTCAGAAAAACTCAAGGAACTTATTTTGAAGTATCCAGATAAAGATTTGGCTGGAATTCTAGATGAAATAATACTCATGCCTCCTGACGAAAGGCCTATGGACGTTATTCCAGAAATAGAGAAATTAATTGAGGAAGGAAAGGACGTTAAGGACATAATAGTTAAAAAGAAAAAAGAAGAAAAGCCCGTATTAGAACAGGAAAGTCAAGTAAAAAAAGAAGTGAGTAAGAAAGAGGAAAGAAAAACAACCAAGAAAGAAAAAAAGAGTACAAAAGTAAGTTCCGAAACAATAAGAGTTGATGTTGAAAGGGTTGAGAACTTAATGAACTTAGTCGGTGAGATTGTCCTTGATAGGAATAGAATCTTGAAAGTAACAGCCGATGTTGAAAGGGACTGTAGAAGCGAGACAGTAGAGAAGTTAGTGGAAGCCGTGACGAGTCTTGACAGGACAGTGAGCGACCTTCAGGTCGCAGTTATGAAACTTAGAATGCAACCAATAAAGAAGATTTTCAGCAAGTTCCCTCGTTTGGTTAGAGACCTTGCAAGAAAACTAAATAAAAAGGTTCAACTTGTTATCGAAGGTGAAGATACAGAACTTGACCGTTCAATTCTTGATAAACTTGAAGACCCTCTAATTCACCTTATTAGGAACTCTTTAGACCACGGAATTGAACCTCCGGAAGAGAGGATTGCAAAGGGAAAACCGGAGGTAGGCACAATAAGGCTTTTTGCCTATCATGAGGGAGACCACATCGTTGTTGGAATTGAAGATGATGGAAGGGGAATAGACCCTGAGAAAATTAAGAAGAAAGCTGTTGAAAGGGGACTAATTACCCCTGAACAGGCAGCTCAGATGAGCGATAAGGAAGCTTACGAGCTTATATTCCTTCCTGGATTTTCCACTGCTGAGAAAGTTAGCGATGTTTCAGGACGTGGTGTTGGAATGGATGTTGTTGCAAGTACGATACATTCTCTAAGAGGTTCAATAGAGATTGATAGTAAGTTAGAAAAAGGAACTAGAATAGTCCTAAAACTACCATTAACTGTAGCTATCATAAGAACCTTAATGCTTGGTTGTAAAGGACAGGTCTATGCCGTTCCTCTCCACTCCGTTGTGGAAATAGTAAGGTACAACGAAAACTTGGTAAAGGACGTAGGAAATTTCAGAAGCTTTATGCTGCGTGATGAGGTTTTACCACTCTTCTCCTTAAACGAGTTACTTGAAGTTCCTGACGATGATGAAAAGTCGTTCGTTGCAATTGTAAAAGTAGCAGAGAAATTAATAGCCATTTCAATATCAAAGCTTTTTGGAGAGGAAGAAATAGTTATCAAGTCCCTCGGAGAGCTCTTAGCCGATATTCCAGGAATTGCAGGTGCTACGATAGCTGGAGATGGAAAGGTTGTTCTCATACTGGACCTAAACTCTCTCGTTTCAGATTACAAGGCCAAGCTTTTAGGAGTAAAGAATGGCTGA
- a CDS encoding chemotaxis protein CheW, whose protein sequence is MAEDKELKILGVEELIGETHEKEVQVIAFKLNKELVGVPIEQIIEITINRDITPVPKAPSFVIGVMNLRGKIVPVINLKEHLRIPYQIPENIYENNKIVILDTPKGEVGVVVDEIIGSIKFPEGDLLPEPIGTIGIDVKFITGVVQLEDELLIILNVESIFSEEG, encoded by the coding sequence ATGGCTGAAGATAAAGAGTTGAAAATATTGGGAGTAGAGGAATTAATAGGAGAAACTCATGAAAAGGAAGTCCAAGTAATTGCTTTTAAATTGAACAAGGAATTGGTGGGCGTACCTATCGAACAGATTATTGAAATTACGATTAATAGAGATATAACTCCAGTTCCTAAAGCTCCTTCCTTCGTTATAGGCGTTATGAATTTAAGGGGTAAGATTGTTCCAGTTATTAATTTAAAGGAGCACCTGCGGATTCCTTATCAAATACCTGAAAACATATATGAGAATAACAAAATAGTTATTTTGGATACTCCAAAGGGAGAAGTTGGAGTTGTCGTTGATGAAATTATAGGGTCTATTAAGTTTCCAGAAGGAGATTTACTTCCAGAACCTATAGGAACAATAGGTATAGATGTTAAATTTATTACCGGTGTAGTTCAACTTGAAGACGAGCTATTAATAATACTTAACGTTGAATCTATTTTTAGTGAGGAGGGATAG
- a CDS encoding methyl-accepting chemotaxis protein: MFCSWEKREIERLRKEIETLKIENAQIKKNYEECEKERKELQDEVKRLSQSNIELLRKTEELQKQVEEKENDIFMYQQILDSLMEEAIFLATPEFKPGREGNEIVYANRRAFEIVNKWRDVFISEFGINPDKLIGTSIHVFHKDPERVKELLKETRPGEHKKNADIPIGPYVMASYRHAIANRDGSVRYYMATWKDATADREVKEQLEKARKMFLQNLKATKQSLVNNLETIVSISLAIKELRDVIKLSKKQMSSTEEIEETVNKLIEVSNRLMENYKFVLSKLEEAEKKTFESIDQMEYIRSITKQMEEVVKALQSQTEQIDRVVEVITSITEQTNLLALNAAIEAARAGEAGRGFAVVADEVRKLAERTNKSAIEIREVVKNMREQMSKTAEITHKSVKAVDEGMSIFKDNQETYKSLKMSSESVLGVINDLSKIVSVQKNNIEDIVKNIHRVNDIISEVRNHSEIVIKIAEKTDTSLHKIWETFYIVNLGDASVLFDKLSKLGEFAGKVNDTVKAKFIDGMNPDISLLSEVDSLVKELSPQNKEISKLLDKYPSIEKYFLDVEDSLFEVKLLLKELFVAMNCDNTNEIKNKEKEIAKLVDKLSSSVIGAISEILNTVSKS; the protein is encoded by the coding sequence ATGTTCTGCTCTTGGGAAAAGAGAGAAATTGAAAGATTAAGAAAAGAAATAGAAACGTTAAAAATAGAAAATGCTCAAATTAAAAAAAATTATGAAGAGTGTGAAAAAGAAAGAAAGGAACTTCAAGATGAGGTTAAAAGACTTTCTCAAAGTAACATTGAACTACTTAGAAAAACTGAAGAACTTCAGAAACAGGTAGAAGAAAAAGAGAACGATATCTTCATGTACCAACAAATTCTGGATTCTTTAATGGAGGAGGCAATCTTCCTTGCAACGCCGGAGTTTAAACCGGGAAGAGAAGGAAATGAAATTGTTTATGCAAACAGAAGAGCTTTCGAGATAGTAAACAAGTGGAGGGATGTATTTATTAGTGAATTCGGTATAAATCCTGACAAGCTAATTGGAACGAGCATACACGTTTTCCATAAGGACCCTGAAAGGGTTAAAGAGCTCCTAAAAGAGACAAGGCCTGGAGAACATAAGAAAAATGCTGATATTCCTATCGGTCCTTACGTTATGGCATCGTATCGCCATGCAATAGCGAATAGAGACGGCTCTGTTCGTTACTACATGGCAACCTGGAAAGATGCTACTGCAGATAGGGAGGTAAAGGAGCAGCTTGAAAAGGCCAGAAAAATGTTTCTTCAGAACCTGAAGGCAACTAAGCAATCTCTCGTTAACAACTTAGAAACGATTGTATCAATTTCTCTTGCAATTAAAGAATTGAGAGATGTTATCAAACTTTCTAAAAAGCAGATGTCTTCGACTGAGGAGATAGAGGAAACTGTAAATAAGTTGATAGAAGTTTCCAATAGATTAATGGAAAACTATAAATTTGTTCTTTCAAAACTTGAGGAAGCTGAAAAGAAAACCTTTGAGTCTATAGACCAAATGGAATATATAAGAAGTATAACCAAACAGATGGAAGAGGTTGTTAAGGCTCTGCAGTCTCAAACGGAGCAAATAGATAGGGTTGTTGAAGTTATAACGTCGATTACTGAGCAGACAAACTTACTTGCACTGAATGCAGCAATAGAGGCCGCAAGGGCAGGAGAAGCTGGTAGGGGATTTGCAGTTGTTGCTGATGAGGTTAGGAAGTTAGCTGAGAGAACTAATAAATCTGCTATTGAAATTAGAGAAGTTGTAAAGAATATGAGAGAACAAATGTCAAAAACCGCAGAGATAACCCATAAGAGCGTTAAAGCTGTTGATGAAGGAATGAGCATCTTTAAGGATAACCAAGAGACGTACAAATCTCTTAAAATGTCTTCTGAAAGTGTGTTAGGTGTAATAAATGACCTTTCCAAAATAGTTTCTGTTCAAAAGAACAACATTGAGGATATTGTTAAAAATATTCACAGAGTTAATGATATTATCTCTGAAGTAAGAAATCACTCAGAAATTGTTATTAAAATTGCAGAGAAAACTGATACAAGTCTACACAAGATTTGGGAGACATTTTACATTGTAAATCTTGGAGATGCTTCCGTTCTGTTTGATAAGCTATCGAAGTTAGGGGAATTTGCAGGAAAGGTTAACGATACAGTCAAGGCTAAATTTATAGATGGAATGAATCCTGATATTTCGCTTCTATCTGAAGTTGATTCTCTTGTAAAAGAGTTAAGTCCACAAAATAAAGAAATTTCAAAGCTCTTAGATAAATATCCTTCAATTGAAAAATACTTTTTAGATGTTGAAGATTCACTTTTTGAAGTAAAACTCCTTTTAAAGGAGCTTTTTGTTGCGATGAACTGTGATAATACTAACGAAATTAAAAATAAGGAGAAAGAGATAGCCAAACTTGTAGATAAGTTGTCATCAAGCGTAATTGGAGCTATATCAGAAATATTAAACACAGTATCAAAAAGTTAA
- a CDS encoding chemotaxis protein, translated as MAKKELLPKILETGANELEIIDFRMYEVLDDGSIYEWILGVNVAKVKEVIFKPKDIIKAPGLPSEAEGLAKIRGQMVPIINLAKWMKIKEPPNAGKYVIVMEFLRETVGVIVHEAKRIRRIRWTDIKRPPKSIDEKLGGKVIGVVEIEDNKLLLLLDFEGILDELGMIKIFGMETTAEAENIERKGHFKILILDDSPVARKIIRRILESDGHTVIEAQNGIEGLKILHQWLEEAKREGRDITDYVQLIISDVEMPGMDGLTFTKKVKEDPELSKLPVIINTSLSDRANVDKSKLVGADAHLVKFDAPDLLKLVHQYAIKK; from the coding sequence ATGGCTAAGAAAGAGCTCTTACCAAAAATTCTGGAAACAGGAGCCAACGAACTTGAGATAATAGATTTTCGAATGTATGAGGTTCTTGATGATGGCTCCATCTATGAATGGATATTGGGGGTAAACGTAGCTAAGGTTAAGGAAGTTATTTTTAAACCTAAGGATATTATAAAAGCTCCAGGACTTCCTTCGGAAGCTGAAGGATTGGCAAAAATAAGAGGTCAGATGGTTCCAATCATTAATCTGGCAAAATGGATGAAGATTAAGGAACCTCCAAATGCAGGAAAGTATGTAATAGTAATGGAATTTTTGAGAGAGACTGTTGGGGTTATAGTTCATGAAGCAAAGAGAATTAGGAGAATTAGGTGGACGGATATTAAGAGACCACCTAAAAGTATTGACGAGAAGTTAGGAGGAAAAGTAATAGGAGTTGTTGAAATAGAGGATAATAAACTCCTCCTACTTCTTGATTTTGAAGGAATACTTGATGAACTGGGAATGATTAAGATATTTGGAATGGAAACAACTGCTGAGGCGGAGAATATAGAGAGGAAGGGACACTTTAAAATACTGATACTCGATGATAGTCCAGTTGCCAGGAAGATTATAAGGAGAATTCTTGAATCTGATGGACACACTGTTATTGAAGCACAAAATGGAATAGAAGGGTTAAAAATCCTTCACCAGTGGCTTGAGGAGGCTAAAAGGGAAGGAAGAGACATTACAGACTATGTCCAATTGATAATTTCTGATGTCGAAATGCCTGGAATGGATGGATTAACCTTTACAAAGAAAGTTAAGGAAGACCCTGAACTTTCTAAACTACCTGTAATTATTAATACCTCTCTTAGCGATAGGGCTAACGTTGATAAAAGCAAACTTGTTGGAGCAGATGCTCATCTTGTAAAATTTGATGCACCTGATTTACTAAAACTTGTGCATCAATATGCAATTAAGAAGTAA
- a CDS encoding chemotaxis response regulator CheY → MVIPEDINILVVDDMAAMRKILRTLLTQLGFKNIDEAEDGKQALEKLRQNPDKYGLVITDWNMPNMTGIELVQAIRSDKRLKHLPILMVTAEAKKENVLTAIKAGVNNYIVKPFTAETLKEKIEAIFKSLKK, encoded by the coding sequence ATGGTTATTCCTGAAGATATTAACATCTTAGTAGTTGATGACATGGCAGCTATGAGGAAAATTTTAAGGACCCTCCTAACCCAGTTGGGATTTAAAAACATAGATGAAGCTGAGGATGGAAAACAGGCTCTGGAGAAATTGAGACAGAATCCAGATAAATACGGTCTTGTTATTACAGATTGGAACATGCCAAATATGACTGGAATAGAGCTTGTTCAGGCGATTAGGAGTGATAAGAGACTAAAACACCTTCCAATTTTGATGGTAACAGCTGAAGCTAAAAAGGAAAACGTCCTTACAGCAATAAAGGCTGGAGTTAACAACTACATTGTTAAACCTTTTACGGCTGAAACACTAAAGGAAAAGATAGAAGCTATCTTTAAATCACTTAAAAAGTAA
- a CDS encoding aminotransferase class IV — MERFGIFETVRVESGKPVLIDYHYSRLRRSSFFLDIPLKLSREEFDRVLVEGAPHGTKLVRFTLYKRGNFEISVRDCKKRKFVSLFPVYSVRRSYSILSEHKTIDIMDSLTAIDEAKRFGYDEALLFDEKGFVSETAFANIFFFKDGILFTPSLMCGCLRGTRREFIRDICKEMGLPIVEGFFKLKDVLNADEVFITSSREDTCLVNKIGSYRIKIPKGEPISERIKKVILRLHSLN; from the coding sequence ATGGAGAGATTTGGAATATTTGAAACTGTAAGGGTTGAAAGTGGGAAACCTGTTTTAATTGATTACCACTACAGCAGGTTAAGGAGGAGCTCCTTCTTTTTGGATATTCCTTTAAAACTAAGTAGGGAGGAGTTTGATAGAGTTTTAGTGGAGGGAGCCCCTCATGGCACAAAGCTTGTAAGGTTTACACTCTATAAACGTGGAAATTTTGAAATCTCGGTGAGAGACTGTAAAAAGAGAAAGTTTGTTTCTCTCTTTCCAGTTTACTCTGTAAGGAGAAGTTACTCTATCCTATCTGAGCACAAAACGATTGACATTATGGACTCCCTCACTGCTATTGATGAGGCTAAGAGGTTTGGTTACGATGAGGCACTACTGTTCGACGAAAAGGGTTTTGTTTCAGAAACTGCTTTTGCCAACATATTTTTCTTCAAGGATGGTATTCTCTTTACCCCCTCCTTAATGTGTGGCTGTTTAAGGGGAACAAGGAGGGAGTTTATAAGGGATATCTGTAAAGAAATGGGATTACCCATTGTTGAGGGTTTTTTTAAACTGAAGGATGTTCTAAATGCAGATGAAGTTTTCATTACAAGTTCAAGAGAGGATACGTGTTTAGTGAACAAAATTGGAAGCTATAGAATTAAAATCCCAAAAGGGGAGCCGATAAGTGAGAGGATTAAAAAGGTAATCCTTCGGCTCCACTCGTTGAATTAG
- a CDS encoding NAD(P)/FAD-dependent oxidoreductase — MGAPKVLVLGGGIGGVEAAFALCHKCFDVELISDRDYLYIYPISIWIPTHEYEWEDVTLPLEEIAKVNGFKLTIGKVERISTAEKRVYLEDGTVKDYDYLVIALGGTKVKHKGSENFLSICGRPEESLKLREKIDQLIERGGGIIAAGFGGNPKDPCGVRGGPAFEFVFNLDCYFKKKGIRDKFELHFFAPMPKPGVRLGEKNAERAYRMLDKLGIKRHFGKKIKEFKPDGVLFEDDSFLRTDLTMFIPATDGHPVFKNSDLPLNEAGFVKIEPTCAVVGTNETVWAIGDSAAFEGPQWKAKQGHIAEVMGRIVARNLENKVKGDPKREEYIHHLHILCLMDMGPCWMSGALVYRDDKRSIMLPLPFVGHTLKKIWGWYYKASKLKKVPRIPGFDAP; from the coding sequence ATGGGAGCTCCAAAAGTTTTGGTATTAGGGGGAGGAATAGGGGGAGTTGAGGCAGCTTTTGCACTATGCCACAAGTGTTTTGATGTAGAGCTCATTTCCGACAGGGACTACCTTTACATATATCCTATTTCAATATGGATTCCAACCCACGAGTACGAATGGGAGGATGTAACACTTCCCCTTGAGGAAATAGCAAAAGTTAACGGGTTTAAGCTGACCATTGGGAAGGTTGAGAGAATTTCAACGGCAGAGAAGAGGGTATATCTTGAGGATGGAACTGTTAAGGACTACGACTACTTAGTCATTGCTCTGGGAGGAACAAAGGTCAAACACAAGGGGAGTGAGAACTTCCTCTCTATATGTGGTAGGCCTGAAGAGTCATTAAAACTTAGGGAGAAAATCGACCAGCTCATTGAGAGGGGAGGAGGAATAATTGCTGCGGGTTTTGGAGGAAATCCCAAGGACCCTTGCGGAGTGAGGGGAGGGCCAGCATTTGAGTTTGTTTTCAATTTGGACTGCTACTTTAAGAAAAAGGGAATTAGGGATAAGTTTGAACTTCACTTCTTTGCTCCCATGCCAAAGCCCGGAGTAAGACTTGGAGAAAAGAATGCAGAAAGAGCCTACAGAATGCTCGATAAGTTGGGAATTAAGAGGCACTTTGGAAAGAAAATAAAGGAGTTTAAGCCAGACGGAGTTCTCTTTGAGGATGACTCCTTCTTAAGGACTGACTTAACAATGTTCATCCCTGCAACTGACGGTCATCCTGTTTTTAAAAATTCAGACCTTCCGTTGAACGAAGCCGGATTTGTAAAGATAGAGCCAACGTGTGCAGTTGTTGGGACGAACGAAACGGTTTGGGCTATTGGCGATAGTGCAGCTTTTGAAGGGCCCCAGTGGAAGGCAAAACAGGGACACATTGCAGAGGTCATGGGAAGAATCGTTGCAAGGAACCTTGAAAATAAGGTTAAAGGAGACCCTAAGAGGGAGGAGTACATTCACCACCTCCACATTCTCTGTCTAATGGATATGGGACCATGCTGGATGAGTGGAGCTCTGGTTTACAGGGATGATAAAAGGTCTATCATGCTACCGCTTCCGTTTGTTGGTCATACTCTCAAAAAAATTTGGGGATGGTACTACAAGGCAAGCAAACTTAAAAAGGTTCCGAGAATTCCGGGGTTTGACGCACCGTAA
- the recO gene encoding DNA repair protein RecO yields MKVKGIVLRSKNLGDRLRYVSLYTDRLGRVNLVFKLDNSQFPLKYEPFSVSEFELLQKEDRWELKGAKLIEENFPKTFDELIYRSKISKLIYPYELQPSKKLFNLIRTYLRLNNYFELSYVAFLSKFLYIEGIFPRLFSCVRCGSKGISGFSFEEGGVVCENCKREGEIDWNRLSSLQLREITKGAISEIKKKKFNQLNRIKYALEKHAQYRLNK; encoded by the coding sequence ATGAAGGTAAAGGGAATTGTTCTAAGGAGTAAAAACTTAGGAGATAGGTTGAGATACGTATCCCTCTATACGGATAGGTTGGGTAGGGTTAATCTTGTCTTTAAGCTCGATAATTCACAGTTTCCGTTGAAGTATGAACCCTTCTCTGTAAGCGAGTTTGAATTACTTCAAAAGGAAGATAGGTGGGAGTTGAAAGGGGCAAAGCTAATAGAGGAAAACTTCCCAAAGACCTTCGATGAATTGATTTATAGGTCCAAAATCTCAAAGCTAATCTACCCTTACGAGTTACAGCCAAGTAAAAAGCTTTTTAACTTAATAAGAACTTACTTACGTTTAAATAATTATTTTGAGCTCTCCTACGTGGCTTTCCTGTCAAAGTTCCTCTACATTGAGGGAATATTCCCAAGGCTCTTCAGCTGTGTTAGGTGTGGCTCTAAGGGAATTTCCGGATTTTCCTTTGAGGAAGGGGGAGTCGTCTGTGAAAACTGCAAAAGGGAAGGGGAGATTGATTGGAACAGACTCTCTTCCCTTCAGCTAAGGGAGATAACGAAAGGGGCAATAAGTGAAATCAAGAAAAAAAAGTTCAATCAACTCAACAGGATAAAGTATGCCCTTGAGAAACATGCACAGTATCGATTAAACAAATAA
- the ychF gene encoding redox-regulated ATPase YchF: MGFNCGIVGLPNVGKSTLFNALTNTMKAEAANYPFCTIEPNVGVVEVPDERLYRIAELVKPKKITPTTIEFVDIAGLVRGASKGEGLGNQFLANIRNVDAIAHVVRCFQDENVVHVDGKVNPLRDIETINLELIFKDLESVEKRLQRVLKQAKSGDKRARAEVEALEKLKSILENGKRINPFLSELSDGEKRVVKELQLLTAKPVMYIANVDEEGLFEDNDLVKSVRELAEKEKAPVVKICAKIEAELSELPPEEKEEFLKELGLEEPGLNSVIREGYKLLNLITFFTAGEPEVKAWTVRKGTKAPQAAGKIHSDIERGFIRAEVIKYEDLIREGSLQACREKGLMRLEGKDYEVQDGDIIYFRFNV; encoded by the coding sequence ATGGGATTTAACTGTGGAATTGTTGGGCTACCAAACGTAGGAAAGTCAACCCTTTTTAATGCTTTAACGAATACAATGAAGGCTGAAGCGGCAAACTATCCTTTCTGTACGATTGAACCCAACGTTGGAGTTGTTGAGGTTCCAGATGAGAGGCTCTACAGAATAGCTGAATTGGTGAAACCTAAAAAGATTACTCCTACAACGATTGAGTTTGTTGATATAGCGGGCCTTGTTAGAGGAGCAAGCAAAGGGGAAGGGTTGGGAAATCAATTCCTTGCAAACATTAGAAATGTTGATGCTATTGCTCACGTCGTTAGGTGCTTCCAGGATGAAAATGTCGTTCATGTTGATGGAAAAGTTAACCCTTTAAGGGATATTGAGACGATAAACCTTGAGCTGATTTTTAAGGATTTAGAGAGTGTAGAAAAGAGGCTCCAGAGGGTTTTAAAGCAGGCAAAGAGCGGCGATAAAAGGGCAAGGGCAGAGGTAGAAGCCCTCGAGAAACTAAAAAGCATCTTAGAAAACGGCAAGAGAATAAATCCTTTCCTAAGCGAACTGAGTGACGGAGAAAAAAGAGTTGTTAAAGAACTTCAGCTCTTAACTGCAAAGCCCGTTATGTACATTGCAAATGTTGATGAGGAAGGGCTATTTGAGGACAACGACCTGGTTAAATCGGTTAGGGAGCTTGCGGAGAAGGAGAAAGCTCCCGTCGTGAAAATTTGCGCAAAGATTGAGGCGGAACTCTCAGAGCTCCCTCCAGAGGAGAAGGAGGAATTCCTCAAGGAACTTGGATTGGAGGAGCCTGGACTTAACTCAGTTATAAGGGAAGGATACAAACTCCTCAACCTTATAACCTTTTTCACGGCAGGAGAGCCAGAGGTTAAGGCCTGGACGGTAAGAAAGGGAACAAAGGCACCTCAGGCGGCCGGAAAGATTCATTCAGACATTGAGAGAGGATTTATCCGAGCTGAGGTCATAAAGTACGAGGATTTAATCAGAGAGGGTTCACTTCAGGCCTGCAGAGAGAAGGGGCTTATGAGGCTTGAAGGAAAAGATTACGAAGTTCAGGATGGGGACATAATTTACTTTAGGTTTAACGTTTAA